From the Streptomyces sp. NBC_00390 genome, the window CCGACGACCACCAGCGCGCTGGGGCCGAGCCGGCTCAGGCCGTGCGAGGCGCGCAGCGCCAGTGTTGCCATGACCTCGAAGGCGATCGCGCCCGCGACCAGCACCAATCCCATCGGCGTGACTCCCTCGGAAACACAAAGATCCCCACGGATTCCCGTGGGGATCTTGCTGGTGTCCGAGGGGGGACTTGAACCCCCACGCCCGATAAAGGGCACTAGCACCTCAAGCTAGCGCGTCTGCCATTCCGCCACCCGGACAAGGTGTCTGTCTCGCGGCCCTGGGCCGTTCCGACGTGGAAAACCATAGCAAACATTCGGACCGCCCCGATCACCCCTCTTCGCCGCGGGACGGCGGCGCGACGGCGTACTCGCGCCCTTGGGGCGGACGGCAGGATGGCGAGAGGATGAGGACGGACCACCAGCAGCGACAGTGGGAGGAACCAGCGTGAGCGCGTCGAGCACAGCCCGTGCCGTCACGGGTGAGGACGAGGTCGTCGACCTCTGCCGCGACCTGATCCGGATCGACACCAGCAACTACGGAGACCACTCCGGCCCCGGCGAGCGGGCCGCCGCCGAGTACGTCGCCGAGAAGCTTGCCGAGGTCGGCCTGGAGCCGCAGATCATCGAGTCGCACAAGGGCCGGGCCTCCACCGTGGCCCGGATCGAGGGCGAGGACCCTTCCCGGCCCGCGCTGCTCATCCACGGCCACACCGACGTCGTCCCGGCGAACGCCGAGGACTGGACGCACCATCCCTTCTCCGGCGAGATCGCGGACGGCTGCGTCTGGGGTCGCGGCGCGGTCGACATGAAGGACATGGACGCGATGACCCTCGCGGTCGTACGGGACCGGCTGCGCAGCGGCCGCAAGCCCCCGCGGGATGTCGTGCTCGCCTTCCTCGCCGACGAGGAGGCGGGCGGCACCTACGGCGCGCGGCATCTGGTCGACAAGCACCCCGGACTGTTCGAGGGCGTCACCGAGGCGATCGGCGAGGTCGGCGGCTTCTCCTTCACGGTCAACGAGAACCTGCGGCTCTATCTCGTCGAGACGGCGCAGAAGGGCATGCACTGGATGCGCCTGACCGTGGAGGGCACCGCCGGCCACGGTTCGATGACCAACAACGACAACGCGATCACCGAGCTGTGCGAGGCCGTCGGACGTCTCGGCCGCCACCAGTGGCCGGTCAGGGTCACCAAGACGGTGCGCTCCTTCCTGGACGAGCTGTCCGACGCGCTGGGCACCCCGCTCGACCCCGAGGACATGGAGGCCACCCTCGCCAAGCTGGGCGGCATCGCCAAGATGGTCGGCGCGACACTGCGCAATTCGGCCGCTCCCACCATGCTCGGCGCCGGCTACAAGGTGAACGTGATCCCCGGGCAGGCGACCGCCCACGTCGACGGCCGCTTCCTGCCCGGCTACGAGGAGGAGTTCCTGGCCGAGCTGGACCGGCTGCTCGGACCGCGGATCAAGCGCGCTGACGTGCACGGTGACAAGGCGCTGGAGACCAGCTTCGACGGGGCGCTCGTCGATGCGATGCAGACCGCGCTGAAGGCCGAGGACCCCATCGCCAGGGCTGTCCCGTACATGCTCTCCGGCGGCACCGACGCCAAGTCCTTCGACGATCTCGGGATCCGCTGCTTCGGCTTCGCGCCGCTCAAGCTCCCCCCGGAGCTGGACTTCGCCGGCATGTTCCACGGGGTGGACGAACGCGTGCCGGTCGATGGTCTGAAGTTCGGCGTCCGCGTCCTCGACCGATTTCTGGACCATTGCTGATGACATACAGCTGAGATGCCACTCCCATAATCGTCAACACGTACGCATGTGACTGAGAAGAGTGAATGGAGGAATAACCTCGTAGCCCTTGTGTGGCCTCCTCGTTACAGGTGTTGCGGTTCGCGGCTGGAACCGCATTGCCAACGAGGAGGAATAATGATCAAGAAGGTCGTCGCTGCTGCGGCTGCCACTGGTGGTCTGGTGCTCGCCGGCGCGGGTGTGGCCATGGCCGACGCGGGTGCCCAGGGTGCCGCCATGGGTTCTCCGGGCGTGCTCTCGGGGAACCTGGTGCAGGCCCCCGTCCACGTGCCGGTAGGGGTGTGCGGCAACACGGTCTCCGTGATCGGGCTGCTCAACCCCGCCGCTGGCAACACCTGCGCCAACGCCTGATTTTTGTGACCCCGGCCCGCGAGGGTCCGGGTTTCACCCACGGGCGGCTCCGGAGTGCGCGCCATGTACTCCGGAGCCGCCCGGCCTTTCCCAGCCCTCGGGCACAGCGCCCATGGGCTTTTTCCTGAAGCTGGAAGGCAGGGAAACAAAACATGCGACAGGTCACGCGTAAGGGCCTGATCACCATGGCGGCGGCGGGTGGCGTCATTGCCATCGGCGGCGGCTATGCCCAGGCGGACGCCGGTGCGGTCGGCGGGGCGTCGAATTCTCCGGGCGTGCTGTCCGGGAATTCGGTTCAGGCGCCGGTACATGTGCCGGTGAACGTCTGCGGAAACAGCGTGAACGTCGTCGGGTTGCTCAACCCGGCGTTCGGAAACGGCTGCGCCAACGAGTCCGGTTCGAACACCGGGACGGGCGGCGGGTCCTTTGCCGAGGGCGAGACGAGCAACTCGCCCGGCGTCGCCTCGGGCAACAACGTTCAGGTCCCCGTCGACGTCCCCGTGAACGTCTGCGGGAACAGCGTCACCATCGGCGGCCTGCTCAACCCGGCGTTCGGCAACGGCTGCCAGAACGGTTCGGACGGCGCCACCCCGCCCGGTACGCCGGAGGAGCCGGGTACCCCGGAGGAGCCCGGTACGCCGGAGGAGCCCGGTACGCCGGAGGAGCCGGGTACCCCGGAGGAGCCCGGTACGCCGGAGGAGCCCGGTACGCCGGAGGAGCCCGGCACCCCGGAGGAGCCGGGTACCCCGGAGGTCCCCGGTACGCCGGAGGTCCCCGGTACGCCGGAGGTCCCCGGAACCCCGGAGGTGCCCGGCACTCCCGAGGTCCCGCTGACCCCGGCCCAGCCGAACACCCCTGGCGAGCAGACCGTCACCCCGCGCGACGGCGGTGACCAGCTGGCCGAGACCGGTTTCGGTGCGCTCGACGTGCTGGCCCCGGCGGGTGTCGGCATGCTGCTGGCGGGAGTGGTGCTCTACCGCCGCGCCCGCGCCTCGGCGTAGCGACGGTCCAGGCAGCTGCCCGGACGTCCTCGCACGAGCCGAGCAGAGCGGGCCCCGCGGTCGCGGGGCCCGCTTCGTCTCTGCTCGTCCTCACTCGCCGATCACCAGGTGGCGCGTACCTGGCGGATGATGCGCCGGCGCAGCCGCACCCTGCGGCTCCCGTCCCGGTGGAGGCTCAGTCGGTCCAACTCCCAGTGTCCGTACTCGGCATGGTCGGTCAGCAGTCGGGTCGCCTCCTGGCGGGAGACCCCGCGCGGGACGTACACGTCGACAAATTCGTATTCCGGCATCGCATCTATTGTGCGGGCACAGCCCCGGTACGGATAGCGTCTGCACTATGTCTGATGCTGCGCAGCCCACGGCTGCCGAGGTACGTGCCGCCGCCGAGGCGGTCAAAGCCGCACTGGACCGTCACCTCGAGGCGGTCGAGAACCGCACGGGAGAGGACGACCCGGCCGTCTATGACGCCTTCAACGCACTCGCCGCAGCGGCGGAGGCGTACGACGAGCGGCTCTACGACCGTTACGACGAGGTCACACCCTTCGAGATCCCTGGTGCGGACGATTCTCTGCCGCCCTACGCGGGCCCCGAGGAGCCGAACGCCCTGAGTGTGCTGATCCGCCGGGACTACGCGGTGGTGGAGCCCCAGCGACTGCTCGCGCAGGCACAGCGCATCGCCGATCTGGACCCCGACGA encodes:
- a CDS encoding M20/M25/M40 family metallo-hydrolase; its protein translation is MSASSTARAVTGEDEVVDLCRDLIRIDTSNYGDHSGPGERAAAEYVAEKLAEVGLEPQIIESHKGRASTVARIEGEDPSRPALLIHGHTDVVPANAEDWTHHPFSGEIADGCVWGRGAVDMKDMDAMTLAVVRDRLRSGRKPPRDVVLAFLADEEAGGTYGARHLVDKHPGLFEGVTEAIGEVGGFSFTVNENLRLYLVETAQKGMHWMRLTVEGTAGHGSMTNNDNAITELCEAVGRLGRHQWPVRVTKTVRSFLDELSDALGTPLDPEDMEATLAKLGGIAKMVGATLRNSAAPTMLGAGYKVNVIPGQATAHVDGRFLPGYEEEFLAELDRLLGPRIKRADVHGDKALETSFDGALVDAMQTALKAEDPIARAVPYMLSGGTDAKSFDDLGIRCFGFAPLKLPPELDFAGMFHGVDERVPVDGLKFGVRVLDRFLDHC
- a CDS encoding chaplin, with amino-acid sequence MIKKVVAAAAATGGLVLAGAGVAMADAGAQGAAMGSPGVLSGNLVQAPVHVPVGVCGNTVSVIGLLNPAAGNTCANA
- a CDS encoding chaplin, whose amino-acid sequence is MRQVTRKGLITMAAAGGVIAIGGGYAQADAGAVGGASNSPGVLSGNSVQAPVHVPVNVCGNSVNVVGLLNPAFGNGCANESGSNTGTGGGSFAEGETSNSPGVASGNNVQVPVDVPVNVCGNSVTIGGLLNPAFGNGCQNGSDGATPPGTPEEPGTPEEPGTPEEPGTPEEPGTPEEPGTPEEPGTPEEPGTPEEPGTPEVPGTPEVPGTPEVPGTPEVPGTPEVPLTPAQPNTPGEQTVTPRDGGDQLAETGFGALDVLAPAGVGMLLAGVVLYRRARASA
- a CDS encoding DUF5703 family protein, whose protein sequence is MPEYEFVDVYVPRGVSRQEATRLLTDHAEYGHWELDRLSLHRDGSRRVRLRRRIIRQVRATW